One Candidatus Zixiibacteriota bacterium genomic region harbors:
- the pfkA gene encoding 6-phosphofructokinase: MSVDRIGIITSGGDAPGMNACIRAVVRTALKKGMEVYGYRRGYQGLIADDFIPLRRFAVSNIIQTGGSILISSRSEEFMTPEGRKKACDNLNKRGVKGLIVIGGNGSLTGAHLLNQESDIKVIGIPGTIDRDIYGTEQTIGFDTAVNTALDAIDRIRDTASAMERVFLIEVMGRHCGDIALLSGVAGGADAVLVPEIKTDIDQLIQDIKSGLEVGKKTNLLVVAEGDDSGGALELSRILQEKGGIKSWVSILGHIQRGGRPTARDRYFATLFGIAATDALADGISGVMIGYDGRQVKHVPLKETYSNKKVYNEETRRLLQAVV; encoded by the coding sequence ATGTCAGTAGATAGGATCGGTATCATCACAAGTGGAGGCGATGCGCCGGGCATGAATGCCTGCATACGCGCAGTCGTGCGCACTGCACTCAAGAAGGGGATGGAAGTCTACGGATATAGGCGAGGCTATCAGGGACTCATCGCCGATGATTTCATTCCGCTGAGAAGATTCGCAGTGTCGAACATTATTCAGACCGGGGGCAGTATTCTCATTTCATCGAGAAGTGAAGAGTTCATGACACCTGAGGGCAGGAAGAAAGCCTGCGACAACCTCAACAAACGCGGCGTCAAAGGACTGATTGTCATCGGGGGCAATGGAAGTCTCACCGGTGCCCACCTGCTGAACCAGGAGAGCGATATCAAGGTCATCGGTATTCCGGGAACCATCGATAGAGACATCTATGGAACTGAGCAGACAATCGGCTTCGACACAGCGGTCAACACCGCGCTCGATGCTATCGACAGGATTCGTGACACTGCATCGGCAATGGAGAGGGTTTTCCTGATTGAGGTCATGGGCCGGCACTGCGGCGATATTGCACTTCTGTCCGGTGTGGCAGGAGGCGCCGATGCCGTGCTGGTGCCGGAAATCAAGACGGATATCGATCAATTGATACAGGATATCAAGTCGGGCCTTGAGGTTGGAAAGAAGACGAATCTGCTGGTCGTGGCCGAGGGAGACGATTCCGGAGGAGCGCTTGAGCTATCCCGGATACTTCAGGAAAAAGGCGGTATCAAATCATGGGTATCTATCCTGGGGCACATTCAGCGTGGCGGCAGACCTACAGCAAGAGACAGGTATTTCGCTACATTGTTCGGGATAGCGGCCACCGACGCACTCGCGGACGGCATCTCAGGAGTCATGATCGGCTATGATGGACGGCAGGTCAAACATGTTCCGCTGAAGGAGACTTATTCGAACAAGAAAGTATACAATGAGGAAACCAGAAGATTGCTGCAAGCTGTGGTATAG
- the glgP gene encoding alpha-glucan family phosphorylase: MSDSFIRAIKTFQVHPTLPDTLQDLKKIAFNVWWSWNHDAIGLFRRLDRNLWESTGHNPVLLLGSIEQAKLQQAAADEGFIAHLERVSQDLDKYVSGAGWFGKTQFMSDQPVIAYFSAEFGLTECLQSYSGGLGILAGDHIKSASDLGVPLVGVGLLYQQGYFQQYLNNDGWQQEFYPENDFYNLPLTRIDDDKGKPVTLSIAFPGRNVLAYIWRVQVGRISVYLLDTDVPQNSPEDRAIASQLYGGDVETRIKQEIVLGIGGMLALDALGINPTVCHMNEGHSAFLALERMRRWIQVDNISTFEAIMLSRQSTVFTSHTPVPAGIDEFPELLMQRYFKQYYPQLKMSWPEFLALGQSADSGTTPQPFNMAYLALRLSSYINGVSKLHGEVTRKMWQKFWQKVPMDEIPIGHVTNGIHTNSWISAEISVLFDRYLGPSWNIGTADHSVWARISEIPDEELWRVHERRRERLVAFTRRRLREQVKRRGGLSWEMKAAQEALNSETLTIGFARRFATYKRGTLLFKDLDRLIKILTDSDRPVQLIFAGKAHPRDNDGKDLIKEIIHMARREELRHRIVFLENYDIALARYLVQGTDIWLNTPRRPMEASGTSGMKVVFNGGINLSIPDGWWAEAYTPDVGWAIGRGEEYADLRYQDWVEANALYDVLEKEVVPLYYDRGPDSLPRGWIAKMKESMRQLCPVYNTGRMVQNYAESFYLPAYRQSNILNKDDRKELKALSLWRSNLKEKWKDVKILEVNPKIPDKTEVGSELEVEVGVHLGDLLPSDVLVEMYFGRAGYGEAMSDAEAIQLDFTGDEREGIYVFRGKVRFAKSGKHGFSVRIIPFHRSLVNRFELGIVSWADNPV, encoded by the coding sequence ATGAGTGACAGTTTCATCAGAGCAATAAAGACATTCCAGGTACATCCGACGCTTCCCGATACGTTGCAGGATCTAAAGAAAATCGCTTTCAACGTCTGGTGGAGTTGGAATCATGACGCAATAGGCCTTTTTCGTCGTCTCGACCGAAACCTGTGGGAGAGCACAGGCCACAATCCTGTGTTGTTGCTGGGATCAATAGAGCAAGCCAAGCTCCAACAGGCGGCGGCCGACGAGGGTTTCATAGCGCACCTCGAACGAGTCTCTCAGGATCTGGATAAATATGTTTCAGGTGCGGGATGGTTCGGCAAGACACAGTTCATGAGCGATCAGCCGGTCATTGCGTACTTCTCGGCAGAATTCGGGTTGACAGAATGCCTTCAGAGCTATTCGGGCGGACTCGGCATACTTGCAGGCGATCACATCAAATCTGCCAGCGACCTCGGAGTCCCTCTGGTCGGTGTCGGGCTGCTATATCAACAGGGGTACTTCCAACAATATCTGAATAACGACGGATGGCAACAGGAATTCTATCCCGAAAACGACTTTTACAACCTGCCTTTGACGCGCATTGACGATGATAAGGGCAAGCCTGTAACCTTATCGATCGCGTTTCCCGGCCGCAACGTTCTTGCGTATATCTGGAGAGTCCAGGTTGGCAGGATTAGCGTCTATCTTCTGGACACCGACGTGCCACAGAATTCGCCTGAAGACCGCGCGATTGCAAGCCAGTTGTACGGAGGCGATGTTGAAACGCGGATCAAGCAGGAAATCGTGCTGGGAATCGGCGGCATGTTGGCTCTGGATGCGCTCGGGATCAATCCAACAGTCTGCCATATGAACGAAGGTCATTCCGCATTCCTGGCGCTTGAGAGAATGCGCCGCTGGATTCAGGTGGACAATATCTCCACCTTTGAAGCCATCATGCTATCGAGACAGAGCACCGTGTTCACTTCGCACACTCCCGTTCCGGCAGGTATCGACGAATTCCCGGAACTGTTGATGCAGCGTTATTTCAAACAGTACTATCCACAGTTGAAGATGTCCTGGCCCGAATTTCTCGCACTCGGACAGTCAGCGGATTCAGGCACCACTCCTCAGCCTTTTAACATGGCCTATCTTGCGCTGAGACTTTCATCGTATATCAACGGTGTCTCAAAGCTTCACGGTGAAGTAACGAGGAAGATGTGGCAGAAATTCTGGCAGAAGGTCCCCATGGACGAGATACCGATTGGGCACGTTACCAACGGCATCCATACTAATTCGTGGATTTCCGCGGAAATCTCCGTGCTCTTTGACAGATATTTGGGACCGTCATGGAATATTGGCACCGCCGATCACAGTGTCTGGGCCAGAATCTCTGAGATCCCTGACGAGGAGCTCTGGCGAGTACACGAGAGAAGGCGTGAGAGACTGGTCGCATTCACCCGGAGAAGACTGCGCGAGCAGGTGAAACGTCGTGGAGGACTCAGTTGGGAGATGAAGGCTGCTCAGGAAGCGCTCAATTCGGAGACCTTGACTATAGGATTTGCAAGACGATTTGCGACATACAAGAGAGGCACTCTGCTTTTCAAGGATCTCGACCGGCTCATCAAGATATTGACCGACTCGGATCGCCCCGTTCAGCTCATCTTCGCAGGCAAGGCTCACCCACGTGACAACGACGGTAAAGACCTCATCAAAGAAATTATACACATGGCAAGACGGGAAGAGCTGCGGCACCGGATTGTGTTCCTTGAGAACTACGATATCGCCCTGGCGCGCTATCTTGTTCAGGGTACCGATATCTGGCTCAACACGCCACGCCGTCCGATGGAGGCATCAGGGACATCCGGAATGAAAGTCGTCTTTAATGGCGGCATCAATCTGAGCATACCGGATGGATGGTGGGCAGAAGCATACACTCCCGATGTCGGATGGGCGATAGGACGCGGCGAAGAGTATGCGGACCTCAGGTATCAGGACTGGGTTGAAGCGAACGCGCTGTACGATGTGCTCGAAAAGGAAGTCGTCCCACTGTATTATGATCGGGGACCCGACAGTCTGCCGCGCGGATGGATTGCCAAGATGAAGGAATCGATGCGCCAACTCTGCCCCGTTTACAATACGGGCAGGATGGTGCAGAATTATGCCGAATCGTTCTATCTGCCGGCCTACCGCCAGTCCAATATCCTGAATAAGGACGATCGAAAAGAGCTCAAAGCGCTCTCCTTATGGCGATCGAATCTGAAAGAGAAATGGAAAGACGTAAAGATCCTTGAAGTAAACCCCAAAATTCCGGACAAGACTGAAGTTGGATCAGAATTGGAAGTGGAGGTTGGAGTGCATCTCGGCGATCTGCTGCCATCTGACGTTCTGGTCGAAATGTATTTTGGGCGTGCCGGCTATGGTGAAGCAATGAGTGACGCTGAGGCAATACAACTCGACTTCACCGGAGATGAGCGCGAAGGGATTTATGTATTCCGAGGCAAAGTGCGCTTTGCCAAATCGGGCAAACACGGTTTTTCTGTTCGGATAATCCCTTTCCACAGAAGCCTTGTCAATCGTTTTGAGCTCGGCATTGTCTCCTGGGCTGACAACCCGGTATAG
- a CDS encoding prolyl oligopeptidase family serine peptidase produces MSTRLTLLLLTSLIYLSCGGESNPKDRAVAEAKYPPTQMKDAVDTLHGTVITDPYRWLEDGESEQVIKWTIAQNNYTRDVLNAIPIRDQLQFELKEAMMIGDVSAPRIYGSRYFYTKRSETQDQAVLYMKIGKNGDPVALIDPNAMSAHAIVSLDWFFPSHDGKLVAYGLSSGGDEQSTLAVLNTDDLKHTSDTIPRTSAASLAWLPDNSGFYYTRYPTKGEVPEGEEVYHRHVFLHMLGEDPADDNKIFGDGFDMQDWTDVLLSESGRYLIVYVFKGWSKSELYLRDLSTDRGFVPLAKGVEAHFRPSFLGDDLYVRTNLNASNFRVLKADFGGDDVTSWKEIVPEQENSMLESFGVAADRLVLSYLHDVSSQLRLYNPRDNSTAEIELPGIGSVSQTYGEIHGREIFFDYESFFVPTTIFACDVTSGEIAVYDSVEAEANPELFTTKFVKYRSKDSTEISMFVVHKKDLKLDGTNPTLLTGYGGFSHSETPYFSATRLIWLNSGGVYALPHLRGGAEYGEEWHKGGMLDKKQNTFDDFIAAAEYLIEQSYTSNSKLAIWGGSNGGLLVGAVETQRPDLFKVVICSNPLLDMVRYHQFLIARLWIPEYGSADDPDQFDFIYAYSPYHHVVDGTAYPATLVLTSDSDSRVDPLHARKMVARLQAANASEHPQLLRFEFEAGHGQGMPMWKRTEQYTDIYSFIFWQLGMKLAE; encoded by the coding sequence ATGTCGACCAGGCTAACCCTGCTACTTCTCACCTCTCTGATCTACCTTTCCTGTGGCGGGGAGTCAAATCCAAAGGATCGTGCAGTCGCTGAAGCGAAATATCCACCCACGCAGATGAAGGACGCTGTCGATACACTTCACGGCACCGTCATTACAGATCCCTACCGCTGGCTGGAAGATGGAGAATCAGAACAAGTCATCAAGTGGACGATAGCGCAAAACAACTACACGCGTGATGTTCTGAATGCAATCCCGATCAGAGATCAACTCCAATTCGAGCTGAAAGAGGCAATGATGATCGGCGATGTGTCCGCGCCCCGCATATATGGCAGCAGATACTTCTATACCAAGCGCAGCGAGACACAGGATCAGGCGGTACTATACATGAAGATCGGGAAGAACGGCGACCCTGTCGCGCTCATCGATCCGAATGCCATGAGTGCGCACGCGATTGTGTCTCTCGACTGGTTTTTCCCATCGCACGATGGCAAGTTGGTTGCCTATGGGCTCTCCTCCGGCGGTGACGAGCAAAGCACGCTTGCAGTTCTCAACACTGATGACCTCAAGCATACATCCGACACAATACCGCGAACATCGGCCGCAAGTCTTGCCTGGTTGCCCGACAACTCTGGGTTCTACTATACTCGCTATCCGACGAAGGGTGAAGTCCCCGAGGGCGAGGAAGTATACCACCGCCACGTGTTCCTCCACATGCTCGGAGAGGATCCCGCAGACGACAATAAGATATTCGGCGATGGGTTCGATATGCAGGATTGGACTGATGTACTGCTTTCCGAGTCTGGTCGTTACCTGATCGTGTATGTTTTCAAGGGCTGGAGCAAATCGGAATTATATCTAAGAGACCTCAGCACTGATCGTGGCTTCGTTCCGCTGGCGAAAGGCGTGGAAGCTCACTTCAGGCCTTCGTTTCTCGGCGATGATCTGTATGTTCGAACGAATCTCAACGCCTCCAATTTCCGCGTGTTGAAAGCGGACTTCGGCGGTGACGATGTGACGAGTTGGAAGGAAATCGTGCCGGAGCAGGAGAATTCGATGCTGGAATCATTCGGAGTGGCCGCTGATCGTCTGGTTCTCAGCTACCTGCATGATGTTTCTTCGCAACTGAGACTCTACAACCCTCGGGACAATTCGACTGCCGAGATTGAACTTCCCGGCATTGGATCGGTCAGTCAGACTTATGGAGAGATCCATGGCAGGGAAATATTCTTCGATTATGAGTCGTTCTTTGTTCCGACTACGATCTTCGCATGCGATGTCACATCGGGCGAGATAGCAGTGTACGACAGTGTCGAAGCCGAGGCAAACCCCGAACTCTTCACCACGAAATTCGTCAAATACCGCTCCAAGGACAGTACTGAAATCTCTATGTTTGTGGTTCACAAGAAGGACCTCAAACTCGATGGCACCAATCCAACTCTGCTGACCGGCTACGGCGGGTTCAGTCATTCCGAAACACCCTATTTCTCGGCCACACGGCTAATCTGGCTCAATAGCGGCGGAGTATATGCGCTGCCACATCTGAGGGGCGGTGCGGAGTACGGAGAAGAATGGCACAAAGGCGGGATGCTTGACAAGAAGCAGAACACTTTTGATGACTTCATCGCAGCTGCTGAGTACTTGATAGAGCAGAGTTACACAAGCAACAGCAAGCTCGCAATCTGGGGTGGATCGAACGGTGGCCTGCTTGTCGGCGCCGTTGAAACACAGCGTCCCGACCTGTTCAAAGTTGTCATCTGCAGCAATCCGCTGCTCGATATGGTCAGATATCACCAATTCCTGATAGCGCGGCTATGGATTCCGGAATACGGTTCGGCTGATGATCCGGACCAGTTCGATTTTATATATGCCTATTCGCCGTATCACCATGTGGTGGATGGAACTGCCTATCCGGCGACTCTGGTACTTACGTCAGACTCGGATTCGCGCGTCGATCCACTGCACGCTCGAAAGATGGTCGCAAGGCTGCAGGCGGCCAATGCCTCCGAACATCCGCAGCTTCTCAGATTCGAATTCGAAGCGGGGCATGGGCAGGGAATGCCGATGTGGAAACGAACTGAGCAATACACCGACATCTACTCATTCATCTTCTGGCAGCTCGGAATGAAGCTGGCGGAGTGA
- a CDS encoding S9 family peptidase, which produces MHRIIYYWFIFSLVAGSTAPGAKITFDDLYSVPSIGDLQISPDGERIAFTLTENDLQTDESQQHIWVMGSDGSNLRQLTSSIDGESHPRWSPDGKSLAFHADSGDGSQVWFLTLEDRKTKKITSISTGAENLVWSPDGQKIAFSSLVFPECRDDDCNRSRLEEKDNNPVKARLYDHLMFRHYNYWFDGMVDRIFVHDTKADQTRQLTFTHDNAPISPIGGHYGFAFSPDGTELCYEANTDSIPALSTNSDLFTIPVIGGEPVRITTGKGSDFAAQYSPDAKYIAYLSMARAGYESDQSDLVLYDRQTGSHTNLTEDFDQSVRGQRWHPNMRHIYFVAIEHGFQCVWRIDVKSRKVEKLLDDAVYGGFVISPDGRYLVVTRSLSNQPYEIHRYEIASRKLTRLTHFNDEMVSRLDMNRAEDFWFEGFNGDSVHGFLTLPPDFDPNTSYPLALLIHGGPQWCWLGDFNYYGWNTQLVAAQGYIVAQIDPHGSAGYGLRFKEHVSGNWGRGDYEDLMLGVDYLIATHSYIDSTRMAALGRSFGGFMVNWICGHTDRFKCLICIDGTFNHIAGYGSTDELWFPEWDFKGTPWTNRKEYIRSSPATYVENFKTPTMVIHGERDYRVDPSEAFQMFTSLQRMGVPSQLLFYPDEGHSIGKLKNLRHVYEKQFEWLARWLND; this is translated from the coding sequence ATGCATAGGATCATCTATTACTGGTTCATTTTCTCTCTCGTAGCAGGATCCACAGCTCCGGGTGCGAAGATCACTTTCGATGATCTCTACAGTGTACCCTCAATTGGGGATTTGCAGATATCCCCCGATGGCGAGCGCATTGCGTTCACATTGACCGAGAATGATTTGCAGACAGATGAGTCTCAGCAGCATATATGGGTCATGGGCAGTGACGGTTCTAATCTCAGACAGTTGACAAGCTCTATTGACGGCGAATCTCACCCTCGTTGGTCGCCCGATGGAAAGTCCCTGGCATTCCATGCAGACAGTGGAGATGGAAGCCAGGTGTGGTTTCTCACTCTTGAAGACCGTAAAACAAAGAAGATTACTTCCATCTCGACTGGAGCTGAGAATCTGGTATGGTCGCCGGATGGGCAGAAGATTGCGTTCAGCTCGCTCGTGTTTCCTGAGTGCCGTGACGATGACTGCAATCGTTCAAGGCTTGAAGAGAAAGATAACAATCCGGTCAAAGCAAGGCTCTACGATCATTTGATGTTCCGTCACTACAATTACTGGTTCGACGGTATGGTCGACCGGATATTTGTACATGACACAAAGGCCGATCAGACACGACAACTAACATTCACTCACGACAACGCACCGATATCGCCAATCGGAGGTCATTACGGTTTTGCTTTCTCTCCCGACGGTACTGAACTCTGTTATGAAGCCAATACTGATTCGATTCCTGCGCTCTCGACCAACAGCGATCTTTTCACGATACCTGTGATTGGCGGTGAACCGGTCAGGATCACGACCGGCAAGGGATCAGACTTCGCAGCGCAGTATTCCCCCGATGCCAAGTATATCGCTTACCTCTCGATGGCGCGTGCAGGCTATGAGTCGGACCAGTCTGACCTCGTTCTCTATGACCGGCAAACGGGCTCGCATACGAATCTCACCGAGGATTTCGACCAATCCGTACGAGGTCAGCGCTGGCACCCTAATATGAGACACATCTATTTCGTCGCTATCGAGCATGGATTCCAGTGTGTTTGGCGAATAGATGTCAAATCGCGTAAGGTCGAAAAGTTACTTGACGATGCCGTGTACGGCGGATTCGTAATTTCGCCCGATGGCCGCTATCTTGTGGTCACGCGCTCACTGTCGAATCAGCCCTATGAAATTCATCGCTATGAAATTGCGTCAAGAAAACTGACTCGCCTGACGCATTTCAATGACGAGATGGTCAGCAGGCTCGACATGAACCGTGCGGAAGATTTCTGGTTCGAGGGCTTCAACGGCGATTCCGTGCATGGATTCCTCACCCTGCCGCCTGACTTCGATCCAAACACCAGCTACCCGCTCGCGCTATTGATTCACGGTGGTCCGCAATGGTGCTGGCTCGGCGATTTCAACTACTACGGCTGGAACACGCAACTTGTCGCTGCACAGGGTTACATTGTGGCACAGATCGACCCGCACGGCAGCGCTGGCTATGGCCTTAGATTCAAAGAGCATGTTTCCGGCAATTGGGGCAGAGGAGACTATGAGGATTTGATGCTCGGTGTTGACTATCTGATTGCGACTCACTCCTACATCGACTCCACAAGAATGGCAGCTCTCGGCAGATCGTTCGGCGGTTTCATGGTCAACTGGATTTGTGGACACACAGATCGATTCAAATGCCTGATCTGCATTGATGGGACATTCAACCACATCGCCGGTTACGGCTCAACCGATGAGCTGTGGTTCCCTGAATGGGATTTCAAGGGAACTCCCTGGACAAATCGCAAGGAGTATATAAGGTCATCACCGGCGACATATGTCGAGAATTTCAAAACACCGACCATGGTGATTCACGGAGAAAGAGACTATCGTGTCGATCCGAGCGAGGCGTTTCAGATGTTCACATCGCTACAGAGGATGGGTGTGCCATCGCAGCTTCTGTTCTATCCCGACGAAGGCCACTCGATCGGAAAGCTGAAGAACCTTCGGCACGTCTACGAGAAGCAGTTCGAGTGGCTGGCGAGGTGGCTGAATGACTGA
- the trpE gene encoding anthranilate synthase component I: MNLLEILKEPESGKPIELDPTVLELPGDLETPVSAYLKLESVGAKFLLESAESPKSVGRYTFIGISPTHRIDILRDCCRIEGRDGKLDIPHASDDAPFTALRQILARISISRDVPEMRLLGGLVGYAGYNCVSFFEPRIPFPDNRDEVLGSFYLVDTLLVFDHFSRRIKVISLTESGNEDSLRRSKELIDKISAALHGPVRIPQTMAMAANSEFVPNMKRDEFENMVEEARKNIFAGNVFQIVTSQVFSGETGADSFQIYRALRMLNPSPYMFYLKFDDLDLIGSSPEALVKLEDGRAILRPIAGTRRRGHTEEEDAMMSEELAKDEKELAEHVMLVDLGRNDLGRICKYGSVTVPEFKKLEYYSHVIHLTSTVTGKLRDDADQFDLFRAAFPAGTVTGAPKVRAMELINEFEPTKRGPYAGSVGYFSLSGNLDMCIAIRTIIKRGRQVSLQAGAGIVADSVPNLEYKETLNKIAAIKEAIRIAEEGF, translated from the coding sequence ATGAATCTACTCGAAATTTTGAAAGAACCGGAATCAGGAAAGCCGATAGAGCTGGATCCAACAGTTCTGGAGCTGCCGGGCGATTTGGAAACGCCTGTCTCAGCCTATCTGAAGCTGGAGTCAGTTGGTGCGAAATTCCTCCTCGAGAGCGCGGAGAGTCCCAAATCGGTCGGTCGGTATACATTCATCGGGATTTCCCCCACTCACAGGATCGACATCCTTCGTGATTGCTGTCGAATCGAAGGGCGTGACGGCAAGCTGGATATCCCTCATGCATCGGATGATGCGCCTTTCACGGCGCTACGGCAAATTCTGGCGAGGATATCGATTTCCCGGGATGTGCCGGAGATGCGGCTTCTAGGCGGACTGGTCGGATATGCAGGCTACAACTGCGTCAGCTTCTTCGAACCGAGAATACCATTTCCTGACAACCGTGATGAGGTGCTCGGATCGTTCTATCTGGTCGACACTCTGCTGGTCTTCGATCATTTCAGCCGCAGAATCAAAGTGATTTCTCTCACCGAGAGCGGGAATGAAGATTCTCTGAGGCGCTCGAAAGAGCTGATCGACAAAATCAGTGCAGCCCTTCACGGTCCGGTGCGCATTCCTCAGACAATGGCTATGGCCGCTAATTCCGAATTTGTGCCGAACATGAAGCGGGATGAATTCGAAAATATGGTCGAGGAAGCGCGGAAGAACATCTTTGCAGGCAATGTCTTTCAGATCGTAACGTCTCAGGTTTTCTCGGGTGAAACGGGAGCCGACAGTTTCCAAATATACCGCGCCCTGCGAATGCTGAATCCGTCGCCCTACATGTTCTATCTGAAATTTGATGATCTTGACTTGATAGGGTCCTCTCCAGAAGCGCTGGTGAAGCTCGAGGATGGACGTGCAATCCTGAGACCGATAGCAGGAACTCGCCGTCGTGGCCACACCGAAGAAGAGGACGCAATGATGTCCGAAGAGCTCGCCAAAGATGAGAAAGAACTGGCTGAGCACGTTATGCTGGTCGACCTCGGGAGAAACGACCTCGGTAGAATCTGCAAATACGGCTCGGTCACAGTACCTGAATTCAAGAAGCTGGAATACTACTCGCATGTCATCCACCTGACATCGACTGTAACGGGTAAGCTCAGGGACGACGCCGATCAATTCGATCTCTTTCGCGCGGCGTTTCCCGCAGGCACTGTCACCGGTGCGCCAAAAGTGCGCGCAATGGAGCTAATCAATGAATTCGAGCCAACAAAGAGAGGCCCCTACGCCGGAAGTGTCGGCTACTTCTCACTGTCGGGCAATCTCGATATGTGCATTGCCATTCGTACAATTATCAAACGAGGCCGTCAGGTCAGCCTTCAGGCTGGAGCCGGCATAGTCGCGGACTCGGTGCCAAACCTGGAATACAAGGAGACCCTGAATAAAATAGCAGCGATCAAGGAAGCTATCAGAATCGCAGAGGAGGGTTTCTGA
- a CDS encoding aminodeoxychorismate/anthranilate synthase component II translates to MILFIDNYDSFVYNLVQYVGAVTPDLQIARNDQITIEEIENLKPDKIVISPGPGHPSEAGISNDVIKRFYKEIPILGICLGHQAIGHSFGAKVDLAERLLHGKTSPIYHRETGILRGLPNPFLATRYHSLAVIEETLPKELESMAYTSDGEIMGLRHVEYPLFGLQFHPESILTTDGKQIIANFLNWV, encoded by the coding sequence ATGATCCTCTTCATCGACAATTACGATTCATTCGTATATAATCTTGTGCAGTATGTCGGTGCCGTAACTCCCGACCTGCAAATCGCCCGAAACGACCAGATCACTATTGAAGAAATCGAGAATCTCAAGCCCGACAAGATCGTCATATCGCCCGGACCGGGTCATCCGAGTGAAGCCGGAATTTCCAACGATGTTATCAAGAGGTTCTACAAAGAAATCCCAATTCTCGGCATCTGCCTTGGGCATCAGGCAATCGGGCACAGTTTCGGCGCAAAGGTCGATCTCGCTGAGCGACTCCTGCATGGAAAAACATCGCCCATATACCACCGCGAAACCGGTATCCTGCGTGGCCTCCCAAATCCGTTCCTCGCCACGCGATATCATTCGCTGGCGGTAATCGAGGAGACTCTGCCGAAAGAACTCGAATCTATGGCATACACCTCCGACGGTGAGATTATGGGACTGCGGCACGTAGAATATCCATTGTTTGGATTGCAGTTCCATCCGGAGTCGATTCTCACAACCGATGGAAAACAGATTATCGCAAACTTCCTGAACTGGGTATGA
- the trpD gene encoding anthranilate phosphoribosyltransferase yields the protein MADEYLKKIVNGEDLSQGESREMMLAVGRGEYTPVHVAAILTALKVKGETVAEIAGCAAAFRELAVRVPHGIAKEVFDCCGTGGDCAGTFNISTAAALVTAAMGVATAKHGNRAVSSKSGSADVIEALGIGIDMSAEDAARCLEQTDFCFLFAPNFHPAMKHVAPVRRELGIPTLFNLLGPLLNPAGCTHQIIGTPDCSRAGIIAEAAHLMGLKNVMSFHNDLGIDEMIDGSECCIHRTRRDGVDMRTLQISNGSRSNIKGLKGGGPEENAAIIMSILEGENSIRSNTVALNAAIGLVEIGRFANLDDAREACAEALKSGKVLQKLNEIREFTGGASNA from the coding sequence ATGGCCGACGAGTACCTTAAGAAAATTGTGAATGGCGAAGACCTGAGCCAGGGAGAATCTCGCGAGATGATGCTGGCCGTAGGAAGAGGCGAGTACACTCCTGTTCATGTCGCCGCAATATTGACCGCCCTGAAGGTTAAGGGTGAGACCGTAGCCGAGATCGCCGGATGCGCAGCGGCGTTTCGAGAGCTTGCAGTGCGCGTTCCGCACGGAATCGCGAAGGAAGTCTTCGACTGCTGCGGCACTGGCGGCGACTGCGCCGGTACATTCAACATTTCCACGGCGGCGGCATTGGTAACAGCTGCGATGGGTGTTGCTACCGCGAAGCACGGAAATCGCGCGGTATCCTCTAAATCGGGGAGTGCGGATGTAATCGAAGCACTCGGCATTGGAATCGACATGAGCGCTGAAGATGCGGCGCGATGCCTCGAGCAAACAGACTTCTGCTTTCTCTTTGCACCGAATTTCCATCCCGCCATGAAGCATGTCGCCCCGGTTCGACGTGAACTGGGGATCCCAACTCTGTTCAATCTGCTTGGGCCACTCTTGAATCCAGCGGGATGCACGCATCAGATAATCGGCACACCCGACTGCAGCAGAGCGGGAATAATCGCCGAGGCTGCACATCTGATGGGACTGAAAAACGTGATGTCCTTCCATAACGATTTAGGCATCGATGAGATGATAGATGGTTCTGAGTGCTGTATACACAGAACGAGACGAGATGGAGTCGACATGCGAACGCTGCAAATCAGCAACGGAAGCAGATCCAATATCAAAGGGCTGAAAGGCGGCGGACCGGAGGAAAACGCGGCAATAATCATGAGCATATTAGAAGGTGAAAACTCGATTCGCAGCAACACTGTCGCACTGAATGCAGCCATCGGACTAGTCGAAATCGGCAGATTCGCTAATCTCGATGATGCAAGGGAAGCTTGCGCAGAAGCATTGAAATCGGGTAAAGTCCTGCAGAAGCTCAACGAGATCAGAGAATTCACCGGGGGAGCAAGTAATGCTTAG